DNA from Kitasatospora acidiphila:
TCGGTCACAGTGTCCTTGTCTCTCCGGCTCCGGCCATCCCTCGACTGCACCGCCCGCGCGTCCGGCCCCCGCGCCGGGCGGGTTTCGAAGCTTCCGGGCGCACGCGCTAACCGCACGTTACGCTGCCTGAGAGAGCAGGGCAGCGCTTTCGGGTGACGATCGTAGGTCTCATGACGTGGACGGTGGTAGTGTGCGCGCCTCATTGATCCAACTCGCGGTAGCCGACGACGAGCCGGCGGCCGAGCGGCGGGCCCGCGCGGCCGCCCTGGTGCGCGCCCAGCAGGGCGCCGATCTGGTGGTGCTGCCCGAGCTCTGGGCGCTCGGCGGGTTCGCCACTGACACCTGGTCAGCCGGTGCCGAGCCGCTCGACGGGCCGACCTCTGACGCGATGTCGGCGGCGGCCGCGGCGGCGGGCGTCTGGCTGCACGCCGGATCGATCGTGGAGCGCGATCCGGACGGCCCGATCTACAACACCTCGCTGGTCTTCTCGCCCAGCGGCGAGCTGGTGCACACCTACCGCAAGATCCACCGCTTCGGCTTCGACAGCGGCGAGGCGGTGGCGATGGGCGCCGGGCAGGAGATCGTCACCGCCGCCACCGACTTCGGCACCCTGGGGCTCGCCACCTGCTACGACCTGCGGTTCCCCGAGCTGTTCCGGGCG
Protein-coding regions in this window:
- a CDS encoding carbon-nitrogen family hydrolase, coding for MRASLIQLAVADDEPAAERRARAAALVRAQQGADLVVLPELWALGGFATDTWSAGAEPLDGPTSDAMSAAAAAAGVWLHAGSIVERDPDGPIYNTSLVFSPSGELVHTYRKIHRFGFDSGEAVAMGAGQEIVTAATDFGTLGLATCYDLRFPELFRALLDAGAELLVVPAAWPARRRDHWSLLARARAVEEQAYVLACNTAGTHAGVEQAGYSVVVDPWGRVLAEAGAGEEVLTVEFDPAEVARTRQEFPVHRDRLLGIPAPVQRTP